From the genome of Zonotrichia albicollis isolate bZonAlb1 chromosome 20, bZonAlb1.hap1, whole genome shotgun sequence, one region includes:
- the LOC141731315 gene encoding interferon alpha-inducible protein 27-like protein 1 isoform X2, whose amino-acid sequence MGTRVVAVAIITLLIIGCTIGGEEAKDHSSEGGNGSAIGAVIGATVGAGLALVGLPVIFGALGFTGAGIAAGSIAAKMMSAAAIANSGGVAAGSTVAVLQSIGAGGLSLGAKVGLTAAMGSAGAATGAWLTE is encoded by the exons ATGG GTACACGGGTAGTCGCCGTTGCCATCATCACTCTGCTCATCATTGGGTGTACAATTGGAG GAGAAGAAGCAAAGGATCACAGCTCTGAGG GGGGGAATGGaagtgccattggagctgtcATCGGAGCCACAGTGGGAGCAG gaTTGGCACTGGTTGGCCTCCCTGTGATCTTTGGCGCGCTGGGTTTCACCGGGGCCGGCATCGCCGCCGGCTCCATCGCTGCCAAGATGATGTCGGCAGCTGCCATCGCCAACAGCGGCggagtggctgcaggcagcaccgTGGCTGTGCTGCAGTCCATCG gagctggaggtCTCTCTCTTGGTGCCAAAGTTGGGCTGACAGCTGCCATGGGCTCAGCTGGCGCAGCAACCGGTGCCTGGCTAACTGAGTGA